In one window of Tumebacillus algifaecis DNA:
- a CDS encoding type I polyketide synthase, giving the protein MSQEDRTLDGIAVVGLSGRFPGAKNIEEFWNNLRDGVESVRFYTDEELLAAGVSHTKLQDPNFVKANAALDGVEEFDAAFFGFNPREAEIMDPQHRLFLETAWSALEHAGYDPDQYDGTISVFAGTGISRYLLFNLLPNRELVDGVGHVQLMITNDKDYVATRTSHKLDLKGASVSVSTACSTSMTAVHLACQSLLIGDTDLALAGGVSIAVPQAAGYTYVSGSILSPDGHCRAFDENAKGTVPGSGLGVVVLKRLEDAVLDGDTIYAVIKGSAITNDGAQKVGFTAPGVEGQSQAIAEALAMADVEPDTITYIEAHGTGTELGDPIELAALTQAFQLSTDRTGFCKIGSVKTNVGHLDAAAGVTGLIKTVLSLQHGEIPPTLNFEQPNSKIDFENSPFVVNTKLSRWETDGSPRRAGVSSFGLGGTNVHAVLEEAPEHGSGEAARPWQLLLLSAKTETALEDATDNLSAHLTAHPQQKLADVAYTLQVGRKSFAARRALVVQNREQGAEALSLRDPLRLMSRTAPMRERPVAFLFTGVGDQYINMGYELYQTEALFKETVDECCEILNKHLDADLRDLLFDPAKAARSDEQSGQAFDLRKMLRRDGEADLASQTLNETRYAQPAMFVIEYALSRLLIEWGVRPQAMIGHSLGEYVAACHAGVFSLEAALMLIAKRAQLIQELPGGAMLAVPMSAEEVEGLLSPGVYLATFNAPKHCVLSGTHEQIAALEAELLAKGVACSRVQSTHPFHSPLMEPITAQLTELVKRANPQAPKLPYLSNVTGTWAVADEVTDPAYWSRHLCQTVRFAEGVHTLCEDPDLLLLEVGPGQTLSSFVVQNLPGRTVLPTMRASFDQRSDVEVLLSTLGQLWLEGVEIDWKAFSAEEQRLRVPLPTYPFERRRYWIEPHHATVGSTSMAIPEQEVKADVADWFSLPTWKRNLAMPQSSPKKRSRWLVFVDREGLGEALANRLTAQEDEVFQVHAGERYEKTDAGRYVIDPASATDYERVLQDLLQQDKTPEAILHLFGVTGDRDLAGQFELAQTLGLYSLLHLAKTISRLHIADPLDLWVIADRIGEIESIDLPFAEKATLLAACKVIPQEYTNITCRMIDVRLPKLSSAQGERLQTQLLHELAAGSADRLVGYRGQHRFVQAFEPHRLPQVAERPRRLREKGVYLITGGLGAFGTWYAEYLAKTVQAKLVLVTRTPLPSREQWADPLAGEHFEDHIGTRIYNVRRLEALGAEVRVVTADVSDESQMAAVIKATEQEWGTIHGVIHAAGLVDRDTMTTIAETTFAECEPHFKPRIFGAYALQKLFADKPLDFFLINSSLSSILGGIGLVAPTAAHLFLDTFANNQQREGSFPWLLVNWEPGESAQMLDAIGRVLAQEQASTLIVSPKDLTSALNKWIRFERQMGDGDRMHDKIVGQAHARPNLHTAYVGPRDEGEELIAEIFQDLLGIEAVGVHDSFFQLGGNSLLGTQLITRLRSSFQVDLPLRILFEASTVAELAIIIEELIIEEISKLSDEEALSY; this is encoded by the coding sequence ATGAGCCAAGAGGATCGAACGTTGGATGGGATCGCAGTTGTCGGATTGTCTGGCCGCTTCCCAGGAGCGAAAAATATTGAGGAGTTTTGGAACAACTTGCGCGATGGAGTGGAGTCGGTGCGCTTTTACACCGATGAAGAACTGCTCGCAGCAGGAGTGAGTCATACCAAATTGCAAGACCCAAATTTTGTGAAAGCGAATGCGGCGCTAGACGGGGTGGAGGAGTTTGACGCCGCCTTTTTCGGTTTTAACCCACGGGAAGCGGAAATCATGGACCCGCAGCACCGCTTGTTTTTAGAAACCGCTTGGTCGGCACTCGAACATGCGGGCTATGATCCGGACCAATATGACGGAACGATCTCCGTATTTGCGGGAACGGGAATCTCCCGCTACCTGTTGTTCAACTTGCTTCCCAACCGTGAACTGGTGGACGGGGTCGGACATGTTCAACTGATGATCACCAACGACAAAGACTATGTCGCCACCCGCACTTCGCACAAGCTTGATTTAAAAGGGGCGAGCGTGTCGGTCTCCACCGCTTGCTCGACTTCGATGACAGCCGTGCATCTGGCTTGCCAAAGTCTGTTGATCGGTGATACCGATCTGGCCTTGGCAGGCGGCGTGTCGATCGCCGTTCCGCAGGCAGCAGGCTACACCTATGTCAGCGGCTCGATCTTGTCGCCGGACGGACACTGCCGCGCCTTTGATGAAAACGCGAAAGGGACGGTGCCGGGCAGCGGTCTAGGTGTGGTCGTGCTCAAGCGGCTGGAAGACGCTGTGCTGGATGGCGATACGATCTATGCGGTGATCAAAGGGAGTGCGATCACCAACGATGGTGCGCAAAAAGTGGGCTTTACTGCACCGGGCGTCGAGGGCCAGTCCCAGGCGATCGCAGAAGCGCTGGCCATGGCCGACGTGGAGCCGGACACGATCACGTACATCGAAGCGCACGGGACAGGCACCGAGCTTGGCGATCCGATCGAACTTGCGGCGCTGACACAGGCGTTTCAGCTCAGCACTGACCGCACCGGATTTTGCAAAATCGGATCTGTGAAAACGAATGTCGGCCACCTCGATGCCGCAGCCGGGGTGACCGGACTGATCAAAACGGTGTTAAGCCTGCAACATGGTGAGATACCGCCGACCTTGAATTTTGAACAGCCCAACTCGAAGATCGATTTCGAAAATTCCCCGTTTGTCGTCAACACCAAACTGAGCCGATGGGAAACGGACGGCTCGCCGCGCCGTGCTGGCGTGTCCTCGTTCGGACTGGGCGGCACGAACGTGCATGCCGTGTTGGAAGAAGCGCCTGAGCATGGGAGCGGGGAAGCGGCGAGACCGTGGCAGTTGTTGCTGCTGTCAGCCAAAACGGAAACCGCATTGGAGGACGCGACCGACAACCTGTCTGCGCATCTGACCGCACATCCACAGCAAAAATTGGCAGATGTCGCCTACACGTTGCAAGTGGGCAGAAAAAGCTTTGCAGCCCGTCGTGCGCTGGTCGTACAGAACCGCGAGCAGGGGGCAGAGGCGCTGAGCTTGCGCGATCCGTTGCGCTTGATGAGCCGCACCGCGCCGATGCGTGAGCGCCCAGTGGCATTTCTGTTCACTGGCGTTGGCGATCAGTACATCAACATGGGTTATGAACTGTACCAGACCGAAGCGCTATTTAAGGAAACGGTCGATGAATGTTGTGAGATTTTGAATAAACATCTGGATGCAGACCTGCGTGATCTGCTGTTCGATCCGGCAAAAGCGGCGAGGAGCGACGAGCAGTCTGGACAAGCGTTCGATCTGCGCAAAATGTTGCGCCGTGACGGGGAGGCCGATCTCGCTTCCCAAACGCTGAACGAAACGCGCTATGCTCAGCCAGCGATGTTTGTGATCGAATATGCGCTAAGCCGTCTGCTCATCGAATGGGGTGTGCGTCCACAGGCGATGATCGGCCATTCGCTCGGTGAATATGTGGCAGCTTGCCACGCCGGAGTGTTCAGCTTGGAAGCGGCCTTGATGCTGATCGCCAAACGCGCTCAGCTGATCCAAGAACTGCCGGGTGGCGCGATGCTGGCCGTGCCGATGAGTGCGGAAGAGGTAGAGGGGCTGTTGTCCCCTGGTGTGTACCTCGCAACGTTCAATGCACCGAAGCACTGCGTGCTCTCTGGTACGCATGAGCAGATCGCCGCGTTGGAAGCGGAACTGCTGGCCAAAGGAGTCGCCTGCTCTCGCGTGCAATCAACCCATCCGTTCCACTCGCCGTTGATGGAGCCGATCACAGCGCAACTGACCGAACTGGTTAAGCGTGCCAATCCGCAGGCTCCGAAGCTACCGTATTTGTCCAATGTGACGGGAACGTGGGCGGTTGCAGATGAAGTGACCGACCCGGCGTACTGGTCGCGCCACCTCTGCCAGACGGTACGTTTTGCAGAAGGCGTCCACACCCTTTGCGAGGACCCTGATCTGCTGTTGCTCGAAGTCGGGCCAGGGCAGACCTTGTCCAGCTTTGTCGTGCAAAATCTGCCCGGTCGCACCGTACTCCCGACCATGCGCGCTTCGTTTGACCAGCGCTCCGATGTGGAGGTCCTGCTTAGCACGCTCGGACAGCTGTGGCTAGAAGGGGTGGAGATCGACTGGAAAGCGTTTAGCGCCGAAGAGCAACGCCTGCGCGTGCCACTGCCAACCTATCCGTTCGAACGTCGCCGTTACTGGATCGAGCCGCACCACGCGACCGTAGGTAGCACCAGCATGGCAATCCCCGAGCAAGAGGTCAAGGCGGACGTGGCCGACTGGTTCTCCCTCCCGACTTGGAAGCGGAACCTCGCCATGCCGCAGAGTTCCCCCAAAAAGCGGTCGCGCTGGCTGGTCTTTGTCGATCGGGAGGGGCTGGGTGAAGCGCTGGCCAACCGTCTGACCGCACAAGAAGATGAAGTGTTTCAGGTCCATGCTGGAGAGCGCTATGAAAAGACTGATGCTGGGCGCTATGTGATCGATCCTGCTTCAGCAACCGATTACGAACGGGTGCTGCAAGACCTGCTCCAGCAGGACAAAACGCCCGAAGCGATCCTACACCTTTTTGGCGTGACTGGCGACCGTGATCTGGCAGGGCAGTTCGAACTGGCGCAGACGCTCGGTCTGTACTCACTGCTCCATCTCGCCAAGACGATCTCTCGTCTGCACATCGCCGATCCGCTCGATCTCTGGGTGATCGCCGACCGGATCGGTGAGATCGAGAGCATCGATCTACCGTTTGCCGAAAAAGCGACCTTGCTCGCCGCCTGCAAAGTCATCCCGCAGGAATACACCAACATCACGTGCCGCATGATCGATGTGCGTCTGCCGAAGCTGTCCTCCGCGCAAGGCGAGCGCTTGCAAACGCAGTTGCTCCACGAGTTGGCTGCGGGCAGCGCAGACCGTCTGGTCGGTTACCGCGGACAGCATCGCTTCGTGCAAGCGTTCGAGCCACACCGGTTGCCACAGGTGGCGGAGCGTCCACGTCGTCTACGGGAGAAGGGTGTGTATCTGATCACGGGCGGCCTCGGCGCATTTGGCACTTGGTACGCCGAGTACCTGGCCAAAACGGTGCAAGCCAAGCTCGTCCTCGTCACCCGCACACCGCTTCCATCCCGCGAACAGTGGGCCGACCCGCTGGCAGGGGAGCACTTCGAAGACCACATCGGCACACGCATCTACAACGTGCGCCGTCTAGAGGCGCTCGGTGCGGAAGTGCGTGTCGTCACAGCCGATGTTTCGGATGAATCTCAGATGGCCGCTGTCATTAAAGCCACCGAGCAAGAATGGGGCACGATTCATGGTGTCATCCACGCCGCGGGCCTCGTCGATCGCGACACGATGACGACGATCGCCGAGACGACATTTGCCGAATGTGAACCGCATTTCAAGCCGCGCATCTTTGGAGCGTACGCTTTGCAAAAACTGTTTGCCGACAAACCGCTCGATTTCTTCCTGATCAATTCGTCGCTTTCGTCCATCCTTGGCGGCATCGGACTGGTGGCGCCGACAGCCGCACACCTGTTCCTCGACACGTTCGCCAACAACCAACAGCGCGAAGGATCATTCCCGTGGTTGCTGGTCAACTGGGAGCCAGGCGAAAGCGCCCAAATGCTCGATGCGATCGGCCGCGTCTTGGCGCAGGAGCAAGCGTCTACACTGATCGTTTCGCCTAAAGACCTGACCTCCGCGCTGAACAAATGGATTCGATTTGAACGACAAATGGGTGATGGCGACCGCATGCACGACAAAATTGTCGGTCAGGCGCACGCCCGTCCCAATCTGCACACCGCCTATGTCGGCCCGCGAGATGAAGGGGAAGAGCTGATCGCCGAGATTTTCCAAGATCTGCTTGGCATTGAAGCGGTCGGCGTGCACGATTCCTTTTTCCAATTGGGCGGCAACTCGCTGCTCGGCACACAGCTGATCACTCGTCTGCGCAGTTCCTTCCAAGTCGATTTGCCGCTGCGCATCCTGTTTGAAGCATCGACTGTCGCCGAACTTGCCATCATCATCGAAGAACTGATCATCGAAGAAATCTCCAAACTGAGTGACGAAGAGGCTTTGAGCTACTAG